Proteins encoded within one genomic window of Humulus lupulus chromosome 1, drHumLupu1.1, whole genome shotgun sequence:
- the LOC133814267 gene encoding uncharacterized protein LOC133814267, translated as MLDDYGVSMGYQQAWRAREKALELARGNQDDSYQKLPIYLHMLKVSNLGTITHLVTDNKDNFKYMYLTFANSIKGWKHCRPVIVIDGTYLKTSFGGTLFTASTMDANNNIFPLAFGIGDSENNSSWLWFFTKLKETYGEREGITIISDRHKSIENVVDNVYPKAFHGACIFHLLNNIRVNLGVHGEDLNLNFVKAAKAYRVQSFEHYMHEIDKIDTRIRPYLQKIGYCTWSRCQAPTRRYTMMTSNIAESINAALKTARTLPITTMMEGLRSLVQKWVWKNGNEENRTFTQVTTDTEIVLRENFIRAIKFQVFPVNTILYQVVVEDK; from the exons ATGCTAGATGATTATGGTGTTTCAATGGGGTACCAACAAGCTTGGAGAGCAAGAGAAAAAGCTTTAGAATTGGCAAGGGGAAACCAAGATGATTCATACCAAAAGCTTCCCATCTACCTTCACATGCTAAAAGTCTCGAACCTAGGTACAATAACGCACCTGGTTACAGACAATAAAGATAACTTCAAATATATGTACCTAACATTTGCAAATTCCATCAAAGGATGGAAACACTGTAGGCCAGTCATTGTGATAGATGGAACTTACTTGAAGACATCATTTGGGGGaactttattcactgcttcaacaaTGGATGCTAACAACAACATATTTCCATTAGCCTTTGGAATAGGTGACTCTGAAAATAATTCATCATGGTTATGGTTTTTCACAAAGCTAAAGGAGACATATGGAGAAAGAGAAG GTATAACAATCATTTCAGACAGGCACAAAAGCATAGAAAATGTTGTAGACAATGTATACCCAAAAGCTTTCCATGGAGCATGCATATTCCACCTGCTAAACAACATCAGAGTCAATTTAGGTGTACATGGGGAGGACCTAAACCTAAACTTTGTCAAAGCAGCAAAGGCATACAGGGTACAATCATTTGAGCACTACATGCATGAAATAGACAAGATTGACACTCGCATAAGACCATATTTACAAAAAATTGGATATTGCACTTGGTCTAGATGCCAAGCTCCAACAAGAAGATATACAATGATGACATCAAATATAGCCGAATCAATAAATGCTGCATTGAAAACTGCAAGAACGCTGCCAATCACTACAATGATGGAAGGCCTTCGAAGTTTAGTTCAAAAATGGGTATGGAAAAATGGTAACGAAGAAAACAGAACATTCACACAAGTAACAACAGATACTGAAATTGTGCTTAGAGAAAACTTTATTCGAGCCATTAAATTTCAG GTCTTCCCAGTAAACACTATACTGTACCAAGTTGTGGTTGAAGACAAATGA
- the LOC133791840 gene encoding mRNA export factor GLE1-like — MEAQRRETKEAAEREANEASSQAAVQKEALGLQTKAKTKEFEFEKPINSASAGDITKAAEAALKLERERLKKLEDLDEGNKALGLNVNKEVSTGVKKLLRESSGQYSDFNILSSLNS; from the exons ATGGAAGCTCAGAGAAGAGAAACAAAAGAGGCTGCTGAAAGGGAGGCCAATGAAGCGTCAAGCCAGGCTGCTGTTCAGAAGGAAGCTTTAGGATTGCAAACTAAAGCCAAAACcaaggaatttgaatttgaaaaaccaataaattCAGCATCAGCAG GTGACATTACTAAAGCTGCAGAAGCTGCACTAAAGTTGGAGCGTGAAAGATTAAAAAAGTTGGAAGACTTGGATGAAGGAAACAAGGCATTAGGATTGAATGTAAATAAG GAGGTTTCTACTGGTGTGAAAAAGTTATTGAGGGAATCGTCTGGCCAGTACAGCGACTTCAATATTCTTTCCTCTTTAAATTCTTAG